Part of the Nymphaea colorata isolate Beijing-Zhang1983 unplaced genomic scaffold, ASM883128v2 scaffold0234, whole genome shotgun sequence genome is shown below.
CAAATGCGAAGCTATACGACTCAACTCCAGCATAATTACCCTAATATAGCTGGCTCTTTTAGGTACTTGAATATTTCCAATTCCTCAGGTGCATTAACGGTTATTGCCTCCGTGAACATAGTAGCTAAATAATCCCAACGTGTTACATAAGGTAGATATTGTATAATTGTTCGGTTTTCCgcaattttttccattcctctGTGTAAATAACCCAATATGGGTTCACAGTCGATAACATCTTCGCCATCTAGAGTAACAATGAGTCGAAGAACACCATGCATTGACGGGTGGTGAGGACCCATATTGACCACGAGGAGGTCTTTTCTTGCGTCTGGTACAGTCATATGTTTTTATTCTCCGATTccaattcattattccatttCTCCGATCCCAATTCATTATTCCATGAATTCCTGAAAATGAAACGAGGttcatccaaattcaagatctaatgAACCGAATAACTCAAACGAATTTCCAAACTAACCAGTTTTTGGTTCTCGAATACCCAATTGACCAATTAATTCCCTATAACGCACTcgatttttctttgataaataaaCCAGCAGTCGTTGGCGTTTCCCCAGAATTTTCCGCAGACCCCTCTGAGATAAATAGTCTCTTCTGTGCAGTTTCAAATGTGAAGTAAGTCTCTCTATCTTATTGGTAAAATTAAATACTTGGAATTCAACAgaaccccttttttcttcttgtggaataaCGGATATGGGCGAATTCTTTACCATACAAAtaaattcttctctttttttctttttgttcccacGGATATAAATCTTCCCAATCAAGAATAATaataccatttattttgttctggTGTACACAATAATCTGGATTGATTCATATATTACtcttttttctatcaaacaaatcaaaatgaatatgaataaataataacaataaatttattcaGATACAAAGGGATGGTATATTCCTGGGCTCACGAAAcagaatgaaagggaaagggacCTAAAAAGATTCTGTCGATTCATTCCTAGGTCCAATTGATAtgtgactgaatcttgtgtatcagagtctaactgactgaatcttgtgtatcagagtctaactgactgaatcttgtgtatcagagtctaacataaggtatgtatttatttgcatgttctcATATACCAGGCGCGTGATAAAGAGGGAAATTGATTGTAACATCAGCGAATTCCAAATTGCTTATACATATGGATCCTTGACATACTGAAACGACTCCCATTATTGGTATCAAACCAATAACGATTCATACAGGCTAAATCTTCTAATCGATGAGTGGGCCAAagaaacactttccattttagagAGTTATTTGTATCTGTATCAAAATGCTTATCCCTATTTACAAATTTCTCAAACCCCTGCGCATTAGTCTTAGCTCTATTGCAAAATACTGGATTCTTATTCACAAGGTTCCTATTTCGGTAATTGAAACGGCTTATAATTCTCAATTCTCTACGATGGCTAGGAGATAAAATATGTTCAGGAACAAGCAAATCATAATTATTATTGTCCCCATTCACACGCACTCCTCCGTGTCGTGCAATCGAGCCATTCAAGTCATTCttatcaatatgtttttttacctGGTATCCTCGATTAGTTTGGTACTGAACCTTATGGGTCAATGAAATAGCTATGGTTTGATACATAATCGAAATTCCATCCCATTTGATAGACAAACGAACCGGTTCAACAATAAATATTCCCCTTTTTATCAATTCTGGAAGAGACAAATCCTTATTAATCAGCATTACATCTAGACCCATTTCTCCTCTTTGAATAGAGGATATAGCAATTTCATTCGGATTCATAAGTCTAAGCAGTAGACAATATACCTTGATATTATTGGTCATTCTTTGATTGAAAGAATCACCCCATcggagttgaaaaagaaaatattttttcaaaaataagtctaGTTCCGCTTCCTTCTtgctcttgaatttctttttctttctgcgtTTCTTAATATCTGAACCCGCGGAATTTGCTCCaacatcttttttttggtttcttatatcAGATATAAGATTTCCTTGGTGCTGTCGTTCTTTCTCGTCCCGGTTCCCATTCTCTAATTCaagatatcccttttgattagattctacttttggttttggattaaatctttctttttgattagattccacctttggatctatataaagatcgcttgttttgtttccatgaaaatcaaatagaagcaatttgattggtatgatcCACGGATTAGTCTTATATCGATCGTAAAGCGGCACAAATTCTGGTAAGAACCAAGGGCGCAGATTCGATATAGTATGATCTAacatttgttcattcattcccatccaatcaaaaaataactctttttgctttgtttggatttcttgatgaattctgatataaagataaagaatatctttcttattggtcccagtcttagtagttttcttttttttattaatgaaagttcTGATACCCGTACTAGTCctagtttcaatattgtttctagggtaaaaattggtgattctcaattccaaatattttctatctagatttggatccctATCAATTGTATATTTATCTTCTAGGCTATCATTTATAGTTGTAGCATAAAACGatttgtatttatgtgtatTGTAATTAGAAATCTCTCCGTGCCTGTTTACTTGTAATGGTGATCCATAAATATTGGAGTCTTTCACATCTTcataattaagatatttatatgataaaagatcatatctgtagtgttttttaatttttttttcgcaaCTCGGACTCTTCAATAAgtccaatttatatttataataatccTTTTTACCGGAATGAATtaattggtctttttcttcatatgaacccaattttggtgAGTCGTTATTTTTAATCGTAAAATGCTGAttgactttctttctccattttagagGTGCTAATCTAGACCATTTGTCATGGGAGAAATTGTATTGATAATGGCTCTTTAACCAGTTTTTCCATTCACTCATTCCAGAATTCCgcagtttcttgtgttttgattCTGAATCAAATATTCCTCGTGTATGGAAATAGTCATGGAAATAGTCTTTTATTCTATCCTTAATAAAAGGATATGTTCTGTAGTAATGAAATATGGATTCTGACTTATATTTGTTACTAACTTgggtttgcaataatttgtaaaacacataggcttgagacaaagaagataagTCGCAGTAAATCGGTGAATTACTATCACTACTTATATTAGTAGTATAAGTAGAAAGAGATTTTACAGTCGAAATGAAGGgaattatatttggattcgtttcattagtatccttttcctttatttcgtcATTGTAAGTGTAtccatttaaagtattttttgttgagtcaagaaaaaattgtgcattgaTCCTGTAAATGTTAGTGATACATAGAAGGATACCCATGTATATTCtttcaatgaaagatttcataaaagagttccatttagagattaatggggcacttcttctttttttagatatttgaaaaatatgtttccgtGATTCGGttcttttattactaaaatttcCCTTGTTAGTACTAATATCTATATCCTCAATATCTGGAgttagaggtttttttttcttgtcttttctaatcttttctacttgatcccagattttggttgtcttatcagccagatcattaatttttctttctatcagtgAATCATTTGTCCAATCTCCGGATACAATTATAATGGGTGAttcatggatgatttttttggaatctttctcattttgaCTTGGTTCTTCATTTTGACTTGGGTCATAGACTCGCGTCACTAAGAAAAAgagtttcttcacttttctttttataaatagaaCTATTTTGATAATCCATCTTATTTTTTCGTTGAGAATCTTTAGAAAAccttttatgttgtcttttataattcttagaaagaaaaaacctgtctttttgacttttctaatttttttttcgagtgttttattaatgggttcaaaaaagaaaggtttttttcGGGGAGAGCCAAAGGGGACTTCTGTTTCCATCCCCCAGAtcgttaaaaaacagaaatttttttgtttttttcttagatccTTATGATGGGATCGTAGCttttttctatgccaaggtttcagagagaaaggaaataggATTTTTATCTGAATACCGTCTGTTAACCAATCTTTTGGAAATTCTGTTTCCGATAATTGAACACcattatatgtgcatttgacatgcatttCCCTACTCCATTCGGTCAAATCTTCATACCACTCAGGGaattgaaataataacatacgaccaatatttttaactattatCAATGAAGGTAATATGATGTATTTTCGAAGAATCGAGTGGGTTACTAATATGGAACTCCTTATTGCTTgagcaaatataatattatcccAAGTTTCTGCTATTGCTATCCGTTCCTCCTCCTGTCTtttatcctcttttcttttatactccTCTTCgtgttctttctccattttctctttctcttttgccccTTCACCCACATAATCAGATGTTTgtatttttgggcttttttcctccatccaattcctaaaaatgaggttcatcatccttgagatatcaaaagaaaacaaaggtgttttgtctattctgtcaaaaaaaaggggggagTGTACATCTGTTTGAAACATTTCCCAAGTGACTGTTTTACGTCTTTGAGCCCGCATCGACCCTTTGATTATATCACGACGAAAATCTGATTGTTGCGAGTAACGTATCAAGGCCATTTCATGTTCTTTCtgcttgatcaccatttccttttcctctttgatcaccatttttggcttgatcacccttttctttttggcttgatcaccatttccttttcctctttgatcacctTTTTCGACTTGAtcatcactatttttttcttgattactaTCGGTGGTATTACTGATATTATCAGTAGtattattgatattatcattggtattaatgatattatcagtggtagtattgatgatattatcattggtattaatgatattagTATCCTCATCGGTATCAGTGTCAGTATAAATTACTACACGTTTGGCTTTTCTTGAACGAATCCCGTGATCTCTGTGGATTCTTcctgatcatcttcttcctcctcctcctcctcctcttcttcaaaatccaaatcagaagtCAGTTTGTATAACCATCGAGgacctttttcttaatttcttcaatttgaagattaCTCATTTTTTGATCATTCGGATCAGCTCTAACCATATCGaatactttttcttctcccccaAAAGCAATTGTTTGAAACGAGTTCTTGATTTCTCagcttcttcagcttcttctgtAAATTCACCAATTGAGACTGATGAATCCTCAATGCCTGTAGATAATGATTTTACGTCAAGTTTATTATTTCGTGTTCCAATTCTCGTTCAAACTCTCGATAATCCTTGGAAAAAGGATACCATGAATCTTATTTATCCAAGCCATTTTGGTAGACCCCCGTGTGGAGGTAGTTGAATCATTcctaattgaatataaataccctttttttattgttccacgATAAGGTCCGTTCAAAAGAGGATCATAAAACTTAGGTAAGcattcttgttcctcttcatcATTGCACAATCTGGCTCTTTTTTCGACCACATCGAGGATAGAGATCCTTTGTCTATAGCTTCAATTCGATTTATGAATTCGTTCCTTAAgttatctctttgttttttagtgGTCGAAACCCATTCATTAGAGAGGGCCTCCGCAGGTAGTTTTTCCGCTGTGCGAAAAGACAtctttttttgtatcatttcaaaaaagtAGACAAACTAGGTGGATATGTGAAAGATATTCTTTGCTTTCCATCACTTTCGcatgtattaaaaaatattgagacattTCATTTCTTACAGCATTTGAAAATCGATCATTTTCTATATACCGCAGAGGTCGATTCCATCGTTGATAATCGAAAAGAAGAGACAGAAGGGATTTTTCAATCCATaaaagttcattcttttctttctctttcaggtcgaattcatcttcttcctttccattcaaccagatctcctctgtttcatatatcttcttgtaaagattccacctttcttcctcttccaaagaaatggaaaggtctTCTTCCACGGATCTATCTTCTTCCTGTtctatcttatttgttttcgaaactgtttctatttctacatttccttcttcttcagttttattcttttcttccccttttgaactttctttcagttttttagttataatggGTGATGGCATTCTTCCTAGATAGCATATACAGATGATaataagagaatactaaagatttgagatacagaatttctccattttgacaTAAGATAATTATTAGATCTAAAAAGTGCATTAGATCTCATTTTTTCCCATGGCCAAGATAATACTAAGCCaatacatttcatcaataacATGTGACCAATTAACCAGCCAAAAAACTACTTGTTACAAATAAATCTTATTGTTGTATCGAAACATGGAAATGTCGACTAATCTGGTTAATGttgaacttggtaaaataaaatggttgaataattgaaaaattagattattcaggaatacatattgaatgctAAGGTTAGGAATGAATTCCCGTGAGTAGATCTATAATCAAAAAGGGATTTCTTATTGttccagaagaacaaaaaatgaaacaaaagatacgGTATAACTAGGACAGTCAGTGTATGGGGTCTACTCAATGCTAGATACAAGGGCGGATAATAGGTCGATATGAATACTATGAACTGTCCCATAATAAAAGCAGTTGTTGCTGATACTTCTTTTTCGCTCCCTTCTTTCATAACCCGAGTTCttagaagtaagagataagagggacctatagaaaatgtggttagaaatccataataaagtccgaccataacgaccgaattcaatatattcatccataataataatagattaccgagtagactatatttcaaatcattcattaactcccctttttctgttgcaacttatcgattattatatgataatttcttaactttccatatatagaaaatagaacagatagactagaaatgacatctcttatgccaatgataccatcttcttcgattaaatgacattcaaacaaaataaagggaactgaatggaattgggatatggatggaatataatgaaatagagcccctttgaggttccctatgaaatgaggcatggaacggagccactgcgaagaagttccgggagttacgaaggaagcttcgggctcatattggtcatgggttgagaacgggagttaaactctaggagatctaatctcccgttgttcctcagtagctcagtggtagagcggtcggctgttaactgattggtcgtaggttcgaatcctacttggggagattaatgaaggggctcgctttgaccgttaggagtaggtaacccgttccctgtctttgtttctattgcattctatctcatcgtatgacattctgttctgcgatatttgagaatcaccgtcaatacctcggtgtagatccgggataatcctttgttccatagccctggggctatttacaaccagccaattcagaattctcaggtgatgtactagcagtgcatcaaagatgcagtcatcgattctctcgagaggccacaattaccgcgagcaagcataacatattaatgttaatgtaatgacgaggaacgcatttttgctactaagacttgctctgctattctgcctaagcccggctgaggaagagttacggggagtaaaacacaatatgctgattcggaccgggggtactatatgtaactattatcgatcaatataaatagtaaggccattccatttcgacaaaagacctacacccgagttccatagctttgcgtccgctatcccgatcatgattttcctacccccagaggtaataaaggaaaggaaggggccttcccctttgaggccggttgtgggcgaggagggattcgaaccccgacaccgtggttcgtagccacgtgctctaatcctctgagctacaggccccaccccgtctccactggatccgttcccgggagtaccctccaaaaggaacctttcctctcctcagccattttatttcagattaagaagatgtggaagcgcgtttctctctactctataagaacagtgcgttgttccgaggtgtgagtgggagagagggatgtcataattagagttttgaataagacgaccttttcatttaataagaaaaagaggtgttaagctttttatcatcctggcgccgagctatttttccgcaggacctcccctacagtatcgtcaccgcagtagagtttaaccaccaagttcgggatggattggtgtggttcctctacgcctagggcaccagaatatcgaaccatgaacgaagaaaggcatgagagaaaagcattattatattggctagtgattgtgaggccccaattcttgactggaagggacaccaaagggaacctccctctgcccctccatcccttggatagatagagatgtagggcagagcttttggttttttcatgttgtcaaaaatggaacaatgaaaatagatggcgagtgcctgatcgaattgatcgggtcatgtaggaacaaggttcaaatctctcggtctgttaggatgcctcagctgcatacatcactgcacttccacttgacacctatcgtgatgataaacggctcgtctcgccgtgaccttatcttggattctcaatacttctgtcgctccatcccagcagggacagagaacccgtcgctgtctcaactgtgctaccagaggctctggggaagtaggaataggagagcactcatcttggggtgggcttactacttagatgcttt
Proteins encoded:
- the LOC126409421 gene encoding protein TIC 214-like; its protein translation is MVIKQKEHEMALIRYSQQSDFRRDIIKGSMRAQRRKTVTWEMFQTDVHSPLFFDRIDKTPLFSFDISRMMNLIFRNWMEEKSPKIQTSDYVGEGAKEKEKMEKEHEEEYKRKEDKRQEEERIAIAETWDNIIFAQAIRSSILVTHSILRKYIILPSLIIVKNIGRMLLFQFPEWYEDLTEWSREMHVKCTYNGVQLSETEFPKDWLTDGIQIKILFPFSLKPWHRKKLRSHHKDLRKKQKNFCFLTIWGMETEVPFGSPRKKPFFFEPINKTLEKKIRKVKKTGFFFLRIIKDNIKGFLKILNEKIRWIIKIVLFIKRKVKKLFFLVTRVYDPSQNEEPSQNEKDSKKIIHESPIIIVSGDWTNDSLIERKINDLADKTTKIWDQVEKIRKDKKKKPLTPDIEDIDISTNKGNFSNKRTESRKHIFQISKKRRSAPLISKWNSFMKSFIERIYMGILLCITNIYRINAQFFLDSTKNTLNGYTYNDEIKEKDTNETNPNIIPFISTVKSLSTYTTNISSDSNSPIYCDLSSLSQAYVFYKLLQTQVSNKYKSESIFHYYRTYPFIKDRIKDYFHDYFHTRGIFDSESKHKKLRNSGMSEWKNWLKSHYQYNFSHDKWSRLAPLKWRKKVNQHFTIKNNDSPKLGSYEEKDQLIHSGKKDYYKYKLDLLKSPSCEKKIKKHYRYDLLSYKYLNYEDVKDSNIYGSPLQVNRHGEISNYNTHKYKSFYATTINDSLEDKYTIDRDPNLDRKYLELRITNFYPRNNIETRTSTGIRTFINKKKKTTKTGTNKKDILYLYIRIHQEIQTKQKELFFDWMGMNEQMLDHTISNLRPWFLPEFVPLYDRYKTNPWIIPIKLLLFDFHGNKTSDLYIDPKVESNQKERFNPKPKVESNQKGYLELENGNRDEKERQHQGNLISDIRNQKKDVGANSAGSDIKKRRKKKKFKSKKEAELDLFLKKYFLFQLRWGDSFNQRMTNNIKVYCLLLRLMNPNEIAISSIQRGEMGLDVMLINKDLSLPELIKRGIFIVEPVRLSIKWDGISIMYQTIAISLTHKVQYQTNRGYQVKKHIDKNDLNGSIARHGGVRVNGDNNNYDLLVPEHILSPSHRRELRIISRFNYRNRNLVNKNPVFCNRAKTNAQGFEKFVNRDKHFDTDTNNSLKWKVFLWPTHRLEDLACMNRYWFDTNNGSRFSMSRIHMYKQFGIR